Within the Eucalyptus grandis isolate ANBG69807.140 chromosome 1, ASM1654582v1, whole genome shotgun sequence genome, the region cttcaagaaatctcATATTGTCTTTgtagaatcacatctcatgatccttgtgaagatagtgggtAAAACAGCAGCATATAGGCAAGACTTTGCCTTagccttccttgtgattctctctttatggtactttatctgattcaaggtcggattgtgtggaagtggagcaacctcataatcattctccacagcctcccataaatcatgaccctccaagaatGCCGTCATCTTGACAGCCTAAgcctgataattttccccagtaAAGACTGGAGCAGCCATTGCAGAGAATCCACTCGATCCTACCTCCATTagttttttctttgcagattgGAAGCAATCTTCACTCATTTACcctcacttcacagtcccttaAGATCCCACAAACGCTCGGATACCAATGTTAAAGCTCATAAAgcaacaatcaaaacagaaaaatttctgttgtttgagagagagaaaagattaaaaaaagaaaagacagagcatagcacttcatacgtcttgtgcttaaaaaaaaactgtcgagtacaaTAACTAAATACAAAGTAGAAACTACTCACGCACGTACAACACATAACTgtacacaaacgtgctattaacttcctagaaaatagcaaaaacactaaatgcataactaaatgaacttggctgtttttttaatagcaaaaacactaaatgcataactaaatgaacttggctgtttttaatataaaaaaaatagaggaaaatagaggaaaacatgacagAAAACAGCAGCTGAACAATTCCAATAGAAAcaggataaaaataaaagattcaaGAAGTCAAAgcaagctgaaaaaaaaaatggaactttaCCAATTTCACATGCCTTAATAAAGAGTCAAAAAGTTGCTTGGATATCACTGGTGCTACCTCAGCAGGCCCACCTGCCCTCACGACTGGATAGCATATAGAGGGCATATGAAACTCAACCGCTGAAAATAACACACATTCACATGCCAGCGTCAAACAAACCCTAGTAAAAGAAAAGCGATTGAGTGGTCCATGGCTGCTTACCTATTCTGCCTCCATCAGGCGAATCAACAGAAGGAGTCATGACTTCCATTTTTATAGCAGCCAACATTGTCAGTGGAAAATATGATTGCACATGTTTTAATTAAAGGTACTCGTAAAAGAGCAAACCCTATAAGCTTCACAAGAATAACAATTAATGTCCACCTTAAATGATTCAACCGTGTGCCAAAATTAAACATCGAAACAAATATAAAGGAAGAGATAGAAACTATATGTTGGTTCAGCTACAAGTAAATACATATGCAACTACTTTGAACATGCTGAACTGCAGGAGTGCGTCGGCATATGCATCACATCTACACAAGAGactgaaaaggggaaaaactcACGGTGGAACCAATCTTTGCCAGCGCAGACCCATCAGAGGATGCAACAGTCCCTGTATTATCAATGCAAAGCGATCATAGGAGGCATACAACCTGCGGGGGCTAGATGAAGGAAGGGAAAACAAATCACCAGATAAACAAAAGCTAAACAAACTGACCAAGGGACACAATAGTATCGCTGGCTTTTTTCAGGGGTCTGGCGTTGGGCCGTATCGATTCGGAGAGATGCCGCTCATAGTAGCGAAGAGGGAAGAGGCGTCTGAAAGCATTGACCTCCATCTCCGACGACCAATCTCCGACAGCATTCGGCGTCCCCATTTTATGGCTATCTACAAATGGTGATTTCCGGCAAAGAGAACCGAGATTAAAACTGCGAATTAAAAAGAGCCCATTAAGTTTCTATGCAAAAATAACTGTTTCataataacacaaaatttctattctaaaaatagaaattcgtttgataacaacacaaatttttttcttttcgaatgGGCGATGGCCGGCGGCGGCAAACGGTGGTTGATGGCAACGGATGAAGAATTGGTTGATGAacgatgagaaaaaaatttatttatcatttctgttccagaatagagaagtagaaaatttctacttctgatttttattccaaacctatttctggaataagaatatatttcaaaaatagaaaaatggaatagATTTAtgaaacggatttctattttagaaacaagTATGGactagaaaaattatttctagaacgGAAATATAtagttgtcatgcaccccctaagtGCTCatgtttttcctctttatttttttaaataattttaattttattaatttttaatctaatataatttaaatttaacttgtATTTTAACGAAAATATCTCGATTAGCCAAAAATTGGGTAGCATTGATGGAACTCCTTGCCCTACACAAATTTGAGAGCCATGGAAAGACAAGGTAAGACAATTGCCAATTGACTAGTTTTGACCCATTTAGTTTATCCATTTAATATGACTATATGAGTTGTAATCAATCACATGGTTAAATGGGGGTCACACTCGGTCGCAAGGATAGGGAAAGCAAAAGCTATCGGGGACTCTTAGGAATTTAGCCCCGaatcagaggaaaaaaaggggactcttagggcctatttggttgtgtttctttttttgtttttaaacactttttctgttttttgttattgggaacaaaaaaggaacaaaacgcgtttgggtgcgtttcttcctttttgttcttttgttcccaggaacaaaaaagaaacagaaataagaaacacaaaatttgtgtttcttatttctgaaacacatctgaggaacaaaaaaggaacaaaattgtgttccttttctatttcttgctccCTTCGAACACCGCCTCTCTCCCCTTGCGACGAGTTTCTCCTCTTGCGACGAGCGACGAGCGACGAGCGACGAGCGTCTCCTGCGACGAGCGTCTCCTCCTGCGAGCGAGAGAAGTCCATTGTCTTCTCCGGCGCCGACAGCGGCCTCTGTCTCGACAGccgctgctccttcaccaggtAAACGTGGTCactgctcctccttcaccgattgtcttcacttcggcgagagccacccctcgcagatctgggcgatGGCTGGTCGGAGCTCGAGTGTgagggctcgctcgagccagcgcttgcccagatctgcggCAGTAGCTCGTCTGCTCGCTCGAGATCTGTACCAGCAGGCTTACGCTCGCCCAGATGAGCAGCTCGCTCGGCTTCTTTGCTCGAGCTCGAGCGAGCGCGAGATCATTCATACTCACGGTGCGTTTGATTGTCCTTACAATAGGGTAgaaacttttcttgatgaactAGTTTGCGTGATGAGTTCAGGCACTGTCGAACACTATCGACAAGTTCGAAGATTGATCACGCACCGATGATGTTTGCTATTTGCTAATACTTTCTGTAATGACACTTCCAGTGTGTTTTGTTATAATGTTGTGTTATTTGCTAATTACAATTGTTGTGACACTTTCTAACATGAGTTCTTTAAAAATTATCGGTGGAAACCAATCATACCACAAAACTCGAACTCCATGGAAGAGTCGGTATGGTCGACCATGCGATTCTGGACACTCAAAGCACAATCCGGGTGCGGTACCATCCAACGGTGAGGATCGGTATCAAATGTTTGAGTAAGAACTTCAATCgatcttttcctttaaaaaattagatgacATTCCTTTTTTTCGGAAATTGGGGTTCTAAATATGTATCGTGCAGCAATATAGTCTTGTCTTTCTTGCTTCCATTTCAGTTTTTGCAAGAAAAGCATACAGAATGTGAAGGATTTTCTGCAGCAATACGTGAGGGAAGGAGGCTGGCTGGCTACATCATGTACCAGGACCCACTCGCCATGTTCTATGAAGCTGTGTGCGTCGGAATAGATTTCAATGGCAATGTAAATGGCGATTATTTTCAACTACCTCTGCCTCCGACTGTTTCAGGTGATGCATAGCCATTCTCACTTCTCCATGTCACAACATTATAAGCCTCACATAGAGAATTAGATTCAAGAGCCCGTCGATCTTTTGAATAGCTGGAAGAGGTAGAAtgctttttgtttattgttttgtatttttgttgCTTGAAGCAGAGAATCCCGGGCAAACAGACAACAAGCCAAAACCTAAGAAACGACAGGCGAAGTCTCTTAAAACTGGGCTTGCGGCACAGGTTACTGCTTTTCTAGAATTATTAACTGTGTATGTGTGTCCTGTACAGCCTTTTATGCTACGATAAACAATCATATTTTCTTATCTCTTATGACTGTTATAAATGGAAGCGATATCCGGAGTTCTGTTTTTCACCAAATTATCATTGCAAACAGTTTTTACGTGTGGATTCTTTGAAATATAGATTACTCCGTCGCCTTTATCCTCTAGGACTTGGCCTTTAGAATAATGATGCTGTTCAACGGACGTCACTTGTATtgcactcatttttttttccattattctGAAACGGCTGTATTTATGTGCTGAGATTAgtgcgagagggagagagcgggaAAGATGACCACGCGGATGTCGGAGGTTACTTCCATCTTCGATCGAAAAGGCTTCGAAAGATTGCATTTGTGTCCTACCGTTGTCAAGAAAATTTGCCGAAAAGGCGGAGTGGGGCGGTGGCCTTATAGAAAGGTTACACTCCCTTTCATTTCTCTCGCTCGAATTGAAATTTGCCCTTCCAAAATTTTCCACTTCAGCCAAATCTTGGTTTTCTGCAGATTCAATGTATTGAGAGAAAGATCTTGGAATTAAGGGAGCAGctaaagagagaagatgaaccGAAAAGGAGTCGCACCCAAGCAGAGATTGACGAATGGCAACGAAATTTGGACAAGATCCACTATGGAGTCGCTAGAACAGACTAGTACGGCGTTTACTAATTTGGATACATTTTATATGTTGCAGAGACTTTGAGACCTTGATGAGTCATATACTTTCGTCTTTCGGCACATTTTGGTTTGTGTACAGTGGTGCTGTGAGCAAAGCGAGGACAAAGACGGATACTCTTTCTTGCATTATACACTTACATCTGTGATCAAAATTTCTTGTTGCCTCGAAagagaatataatatttttgtgtgaaattctgTACGGTCTCTATATGGCTGTTTAGTGCAGAGCACAAATTGGTCAgtctattattataatttttaaccTAACTCAGACCGCTCGCTTGTcattatgataatgagaattcaaagtcaagtttacactttatttataaaaaaaaaaaaaaaaaatgggaaaattttggtacaaacttaaaaaaatttcttccgactaagcaaatatgatcaagtttagaatgtttgttttcacttaatatgaacaaaattaaattgatgagcatttaatgagaatgataattcaataccaagttcatattttattaaaaaaacaattgaaaaaaaattggaacaaaaattttgtacattaccaaacgtgtttttgttctttttctattccgaaacagaaattttttacggttaccaaacgtgtttctgttcttttttattccagaaacagaatttttatatagttaccaaacgcgtttttttgttcagaaattgttccgaacgaaacattttttttctatttctgtttcggaacaatttttaaacaaaacgcaaacaaacgcacccttagcaATTTAGCCCCGAgtcagaggaaaaaaaaacaaaaagtacaaCGATAGCTTTTGCAGATTTGAACTTACAGAATCAGAGGAGATAAAGCAAAAGCTTTTGTAGTTGTCAGAGGAGAAACAAAATAGATAAAACAAAAGCTTTTATAGTTGTAGGTGGAGGTTTTATCTTTTATAGTTGTAGGTAGAGGCTCCTCCACCTACAACTATAAACGCTTTCGTTTATCTAttttgtttctcttcctctgacaattttgttttatttattttgtttctcctACTCTGCTTCCTTCCTCCGCCTACAACTATaaaagcttttgttttatttattttgtttctcctCCTCTgacaattttgttttatttatttgggataTGTTCggtagaagtcctaaaacttgtccaaaagtacaattgagtcctaaaacttacaaaaaattcaatcaagtcataaaacttgtcaacttgattcaattgagtcctaaagttaacgcCGTTaaaaaattaacggaaattgctgacgtggcgcgtcatattttaaataatttttatttttcaaatggctttttaaattattttttattcaaaatctttaaaaattagattaaaaactaaaaaggaaaatctaaattcatttaaaaaaggaaaatctaaatttatttagaaaaataaaactgttcaaaaaaaaaaaaaaaagggacatcGGTGGAGTTCCGCCACCGCCCATCGcggaggggccggcgactcGCCGGCCCTGGAAGGGGTGGCCGGGCCTCCctcgggcgaggcctcgccagcCCTCACGGGGGTCGGCGACCATCGTCCGCCCCGGGCGAGCCTcatcggccctcgctcggggccggcgagtggcgagcctcgcccggggcgggtgacggtcgccggccctcaccccaggggccggcgaggccaccCACCCCGCCCGGGGCCAACGATCGTCGctcggcccctccggcgatgggcgcgatggcggcggcggtagTGAGGGTAGAGGgccgattttttaaaaaataattttaaaaataatttttataacttttctttttaatttttggtgaaaataagttaaaatgaaaaaatctatttttttagtttttaaatctattttaaaaaaatgaataaaaaatcattaaaaaaatccacgtgaaaaataaaaaataatttaaaatgacacGTCAGCATATTTAACGAAAAGACTAACGGcgt harbors:
- the LOC120286148 gene encoding exosome complex component RRP43-like, with amino-acid sequence MGTPNAVGDWSSEMEVNAFRRLFPLRYYERHLSESIRPNARPLKKASDTIVSLGTVASSDGSALAKIGSTTMLAAIKMEVMTPSVDSPDGGRIGKQPWTTQSLFFY